In one window of Henckelia pumila isolate YLH828 chromosome 1, ASM3356847v2, whole genome shotgun sequence DNA:
- the LOC140874814 gene encoding uncharacterized protein, producing the protein MERGTPVRKPHTSTADLLTWSEIPPENSPATASATRSHQPSDGISKVVFGGQVTDEEVESLNKRKPCSGYKMKEMTGSGIFKTKGENGISETEDDDQTSANKTGLRMYQQVVGGVSQISFGEEENISPKKPATLPEVAKQRELSGNLESESEAKLKKQFSDAKSKELSGHDIFAPPPEILPRPLAARALALRESITIGDHGSDDGAGGQNNGSSAAENTVKTAKKIPNQKFSELSGNDIFRGDAPPASAEKPLSSAKLREMSGSNIFADGKVESRDFLGGVRKPPGGESSIALV; encoded by the exons ATGGAGAGAGGAACTCCGGTCAGAAAGCCCCACACTTCTACCGCAGATCTGCTCACGTGGTCGGAGATTCCGCCGGAAAACTCTCCCGCCACAGCCTCCGCCACCCGCTCGCACCAG CCTTCGGATGGGATCAGCAAGGTGGTGTTCGGGGGCCAGGTTACTGATGAAGAAGTTGAGAGCCTGAATAAAAG GAAACCATGTTCAGGCTATAAAATGAAGGAAATGACTGGGAGTGGTATATTTAAAACCAAAGGAGAAAATGGAATATCAGAGACTGAGGATGATGATCAGACCTCAGCAAATAAAACTGGATTGCGTATGTACCAG CAAGTGGTGGGCGGAGTCAGTCAAATTTCGTTTGGTGAAGAGGAGAACATTTCTCCCAAGAAGCCTGCAACTCTTCCTGAAGTTGCAAAGCAGCGGGAGTTGAGCGGAAATTTAGAGAGCGAATCTGAAGCAAAGttgaaaaaacaattttcaGATGCCAAAAGCAAGGAGCTCAGTGGGCATGATATTTTTGCTCCCCCGCCTGAAATTCTACCCCGTCCTTTGGCTGCTCGGGCTTTGGCATTAAGAGAAAGCATTACCATTggagatcatggatcggatgaT GGTGCTGGGGGGCAAAACAATGGCTCCTCTGCTGCAGAAAACACAGTGAAGACAGCAAAGAAGATTCCTAACCAGAAATTCAGCGAGCTCTCGGGGAACGACATTTTCAGGGGCGACGCACCCCCTGCATCTGCTGAGAAACCACTGAGTTCAGCCAAATTGCGAGAGATGAGTGGCAGTAACATCTTCGCGGACGGAAAGGTGGAATCTCGAGACTTCTTAGGTGGGGTTCGTAAGCCACCGGGCGGTGAGAGCAGCATCGCCCTGGTGTAA
- the LOC140875285 gene encoding probable beta-D-xylosidase 7: MNNYFIPATTIIVFFLLKAYSVAAQPSNHLPPYSCDAADPASRSFRFCDTSLPIGERVGDLISRLTLDEKISQLVNKAAAIPRLGIPYYEWWSEALHGVAQALSVETGMLFNRTIKAATSFPQVILTASTFDAHLWYRIAKVIGTEARALYNEGGAIGMTFWSPNINIYRDPRWGRGQETPGEDPLLTSNYAVSFVRGIQGDGFEGGKLVDGHLQVSSCCKHLTAYDLDKWKGFNRFTFDAKVTKQDMADTFQPPFKNCVEKGGASGIMCAYNLVNGVPNCADYNLLTKTARGDWGFKGYITSDCDAVSLIFEQQKYAKSHEEAVAYVLKAGMDVNCGSYLGEHTKSAVEKGTISESDIDRALHNLFSVRMRLGLFNGNPTALPYGQLSRNDVCTPEHRGLALEAARDGIVLLKNSGNLLPLSKTKTESLAVIGPNADVAKTLVGNYAGPPCNPITPLEGLKSYIKNIEFNQGCNTINCTFISLGESLKIAESADYVILVMGLNQDRESEELDRVDLVLPGEQATLVTSVAKAAKKPVILVLLCGGPVDVSFAKHDHNIGSILWAGYPGEAGGQAIADIIFGAHNPGGRLPVTWYPNDFTKVPMTDMRMRADPSQGYPGRTYRFYRGERVFEFGYGLSYTKYAYKFLSVSQKVINFKSFYLISFEQERDKSILVSDINSESCEKAKFSTAVGVKNHGKMAGKHPVLLFIRGDGDANGRPTKQLVGFQTVSLDANEEATLEFQVNPCEDFGRANEEGLMMMESGTHHLVVGDQEYIVNTYI; encoded by the exons ATGAACAACTACTTCATCCCTGCAACCACCATCATCGTCTTCTTCCTCCTCAAAGCATACTCCGTCGCAGCCCAGCCCAGCAACCACCTCCCGCCATACTCCTGCGACGCCGCCGATCCCGCCAGCAGATCCTTCCGATTCTGCGACACCTCATTGCCCATCGGCGAACGCGTCGGCGATCTGATTTCCCGGCTCACATTGGACGAGAAGATCTCCCAGCTGGTGAACAAGGCGGCGGCGATCCCGCGGCTGGGCATCCCGTACTACGAGTGGTGGTCGGAGGCGCTACATGGCGTCGCGCAGGCCTTAAGCGTGGAGACGGGGATGCTGTTCAACAGGACCATCAAAGCCGCCACCAGCTTCCCTCAAGTGATTCTCACCGCCTCCACCTTCGACGCTCATCTCTGGTACCGCATAGCCAAG GTGATTGGGACTGAGGCAAGAGCATTGTACAATGAAGGGGGTGCAATAGGAATGACATTTTGGTCACCAAACATTAACATATACAGAGATCCAAGGTGGGGAAGGGGCCAAGAAACGCCCGGAGAAGACCCTTTGCTTACATCCAACTACGCGGTTTCGTTCGTCCGAGGAATACAAGGGGATGGTTTCGAAGGTGGCAAACTCGTTGATGGCCATCTTCAAGTTTCTTCCTGCTGCAAGCATCTTACTGCCTACGATTTGGATAAATGGAAGGGATTCAATCGGTTCACGTTCGACGCTAAGGTTACTAAACAGGATATGGCTGATACATTCCAGCCACCATTCAAAAATTGTGTGGAGAAAGGGGGAGCTAGTGGGATCATGTGTGCGTACAACTTGGTGAATGGGGTTCCAAACTGTGCTGATTATAATCTGTTGACGAAAACTGCTCGCGGAGACTGGGGATTCAAAGG CTACATAACTTCGGATTGCGATGCAGTTTCGCTAATCTTTGAGCAACAGAAATATGCCAAGTCGCATGAAGAGGCTGTCGCCTACGTGCTCAAAGCCG GTATGGATGTCAACTGTGGCTCCTACCTGGGAGAGCATACAAAATCAGCAGTTGAAAAGGGGACAATATCGGAATCTGATATAGACAGAGCTCTACACAACCTCTTTTCTGTAAGAATGAGGTTAGGACTTTTCAATGGTAATCCTACCGCACTCCCTTACGGCCAACTCAGTCGAAACGACGTTTGCACACCTGAGCACCGAGGATTAGCCCTTGAAGCTGCACGCGATGGGATTGTCCTTCTCAAGAACTCTGGAAACCTCCTTCCGCTTTCCAAGACCAAAACCGAGTCTCTTGCAGTAATAGGGCCCAATGCTGATGTTGCCAAAACACTTGTTGGAAACTATGCCGGCCCTCCTTGCAATCCCATTACGCCACTCGAAGGGTTGAAGAGCTACATCAAGAATATCGAGTTTAACCAAGGCTGCAACACTATAAATTGCACTTTCATTAGCCTCGGTGAATCCCTCAAGATCGCGGAGTCAGCAGATTATGTTATACTGGTTATGGGGCTTAATCAAGATCGAGAAAGCGAAGAGCTTGATCGTGTAGACTTAGTACTCCCTGGTGAGCAAGCAACTCTTGTAACCAGCGTTGCTAAGGCAGCTAAAAAGCCGGTTATATTGGTCCTGCTTTGTGGCGGTCCTGTCGACGTATCTTTCGCGAAACATGATCATAATATTGGAAGCATTTTGTGGGCTGGTTATCCTGGTGAAGCCGGGGGACAAGCTATCGCAGATATAATATTTGGTGCACATAATCCAG GAGGGAGGCTGCCTGTTACATGGTATCCAAATGATTTCACCAAAGTGCCAATGACAGACATGAGAATGAGAGCTGATCCATCACAAGGCTATCCAGGGAGAACATACAGATTCTACCGAGGCGAAAGAGTATTCGAATTCGGATACGGTCTTAGCTACACAAAATATGCTTACAAATTCCTCTCTGTCAGCCAAAAAGTGATCAACTTCAAAAGCTTTTATTTGATATCCTTCGAGCAAGAAAGAGACAAAAGCATTTTGGTTTCGGATATCAACTCCGAATCATGTGAGAAGGCCAAGTTCTCCACGGCCGTTGGTGTTAAAAACCACGGAAAGATGGCAG GTAAACATCCGGTTCTGCTGTTCATCCGCGGCGACGGAGACGCCAACGGTAGGCCAACGAAACAGTTGGTTGGATTTCAAACTGTTAGCTTGGATGCAAATGAGGAGGCCACTCTTGAATTCCAAGTGAATCCATGTGAGGACTTTGGGAGAGCTAACGAAGAAGGGTTGATGATGATGGAATCAGGCACTCATCACTTGGTCGTAGGAGATCAAGAATACATCGTCAACActtatatttga
- the LOC140865255 gene encoding uncharacterized protein — MYRRLQNDYITDEYINGVEDFMVFALSHVECLSAGKVRCPCNHKNCQNKVFLDDDTVKEHLGRYGFVPNYYNWHLHGEEYIRPNFPNTNLDVPSSSRSQNRRWKSENIHADHSFHGHEIPADYQEEGPSQYVEPNIGHVESPNDYIKGLYDLIKSAEKEIWDGNPHGHSLLSVLARLLKMKHEHNMSERNFNDMCQLMSELCPSDNHMPDSFYSTKKLIKDLGLPVEKIDACNNNCMIYWSTDSDLSECKICEHPRYKPSRRRGIQNNKKQTPYKRMYYFPITPRLQRLYASTATASHMRWHHDHHFDMETMTHPSDSPAWRHFDETHPWFAAEIRNVRLGLSTDGFQPFGQMGQQYSSWPVILTPYNLPPWMCMKDEVMFLSVITPRPSNPKDKLDVFCNH; from the coding sequence ATGTATCGTAGATTGCAAAATGACTATATTACTGACGAGTATATTAATGGTGTAGAGGATTTCATGGTCTTTGCTCTTAGTCATGTTGAATGTTTATCAGCGGGTAAAGTACGTTGTCCATGTAATCACAAAAATTGTCAGAACAAAGTATTCTTAGATGACGACACAGTGAAGGAGCACTTAGGTCGATATGGTTTTGTACCGAATTATTACAATTGGCATCTTCACGGAGAAGAGTATATTCGTCCAAATTTTCCAAATACCAATCTAGATGTTCCGTCGTCTTCACGGTCTCAGAACAGGCGTTGGAAATCCGAAAACATACATGCAGATCACAGTTTTCATGGTCACGAAATACCTGCAGATTATCAGGAAGAAGGCCCGTCGCAATATGTAGAACCCAATATCGGTCACGTAGAAAGCCCCAACGACTACATCAAAGGATTATATGACCTCATAAAATCAGCGGAGAAAGAAATCTGGGATGGAAATCCACACGGTCACTCTTTGTTGTCTGTCCTTGCGAGGTTATTGAAGATGAAACATGAGCACAACATGTCAGAAAGAAACTTCAACGACATGTGCCAGTTAATGTCAGAGTTATGTCCATCTGATAACCACATGCCTGACAGTTTTTATTCGACGAAGAAGCTCATCAAAGATCTAGGTCTTCCCGTCGAGAAAATCGATGCTTGTAACAACAATTGCATGATTTACTGGAGTACAGATTCAGACTTATCCGAATGCAAGATTTGTGAACAtcctcgatacaaaccatctcgtcGGCGTGGAATCCAAAATAATAAGAAACAAACTCCGTATAAGAGGATGTATTATTTTCCCATCACTCCTCGTCTACAGCGGCTGTATGCATCCACTGCGACTGCTTCTCATATGCGATGGCATCACGACCACCATTTTGACATGGAGACGATGACACACCCATCTGATTCTCCAGCATGGCGTCATTTTGACGAAACACACCCGTGGTTTGCTGCAGAAATTCGAAATGTCAGGTTAGGACTTTCAACAGATGGATTCCAACCATTTGGCCAAATGGGACAACAATACTCATCCTGGCCCGTCATTTTAACGCCGTACAATCTGCCACCTTGGATGTGTATGAAAGATGAGGTCATGTTCCTCTCTGTGATCACACCTAGACCGAGTAACCCGAAGGATAAGCTTGATGTTTTTTGCAACCATTGA